A stretch of the Actinomycetota bacterium genome encodes the following:
- a CDS encoding aromatic ring-hydroxylating dioxygenase subunit alpha — protein sequence MSAVPEEFPEPSESWDPVPTLPGPSYFHPEVWEQEQEKVFAAEWICVGRAEELPESGDLVTREVGTESVIVVRGKDRVIRGFFNVCAHRGTRLCDPGAGHAKSGVIKCPYHAWTYDTTGKLVGTPNVLADEGFDRSRYPLHTIAVQEWNGFVFVNLSEAPAPMEAFLARNPEGDPTRFCANWHLDELRIAETITYGVAANWKVIVDNYNECLHCPGIHPALVDLVPLYRRGLSESVEGARLADGVTTLTTSGTTSRPSLPDLTAEECSSYAGNTLFPTLLINLQADCAMTYRLEPQGPDRTRIVSDYLFHPDTIAREDFDPSDVVELWDLISRQDWAVCERAQLGMASRSYREGGVYPYNDRWIAAFNDRYQESMA from the coding sequence ATGAGTGCCGTCCCCGAGGAGTTCCCCGAACCGTCCGAGTCCTGGGACCCCGTCCCAACCCTCCCCGGTCCGAGCTACTTCCACCCCGAGGTCTGGGAACAGGAGCAGGAGAAGGTCTTCGCCGCCGAATGGATCTGCGTCGGTCGTGCGGAGGAGCTCCCCGAGTCCGGTGACCTGGTCACCCGCGAGGTCGGGACCGAGAGCGTGATCGTCGTGCGGGGCAAGGATCGCGTGATCCGCGGGTTCTTCAACGTCTGTGCCCACCGGGGAACGCGGCTGTGCGACCCGGGGGCGGGTCACGCGAAGTCCGGCGTGATCAAGTGTCCGTACCACGCATGGACCTACGACACGACCGGGAAGCTCGTCGGCACGCCGAACGTCCTGGCGGACGAAGGCTTCGATCGCTCGCGCTACCCGCTGCACACGATCGCGGTGCAGGAATGGAACGGATTCGTGTTCGTGAACCTGTCCGAGGCTCCCGCTCCGATGGAGGCGTTCCTCGCTCGCAACCCCGAGGGAGATCCGACGCGGTTCTGCGCGAACTGGCATCTCGACGAGCTCAGGATCGCCGAGACGATCACCTACGGCGTCGCCGCGAACTGGAAGGTGATCGTCGACAACTACAACGAGTGCCTCCACTGCCCCGGCATCCATCCCGCGCTCGTGGATCTCGTGCCGCTGTACCGGCGTGGCCTGTCCGAGAGCGTCGAGGGCGCCCGGCTCGCCGACGGCGTGACGACCCTGACGACGTCCGGAACGACGAGCAGGCCCTCGCTCCCGGACCTCACGGCCGAGGAGTGCTCCTCGTATGCGGGCAACACCCTCTTCCCGACGCTGCTGATCAACCTGCAGGCCGATTGCGCGATGACCTACCGCCTCGAGCCCCAGGGGCCCGACCGCACGAGGATCGTGAGCGATTACCTGTTCCACCCCGACACGATCGCGCGCGAGGACTTCGATCCGTCCGACGTCGTCGAGCTCTGGGACCTGATCAGCCGTCAGGACTGGGCGGTCTGCGAACGCGCGCAACTCGGGATGGCGTCCCGGTCGTACCGGGAGGGCGGGGTGTACCCCTACAACGACCGTTGGATCGCGGCGTTCAACGATCGGTACCAGGAGTCGATGGCCTAG
- a CDS encoding ABC transporter ATP-binding protein, with protein sequence MSGTAPDLEHTARGPDDEAIPIPPELASTSSVLRRGLRESPELRRGLWFTVVLSLAVTIANLVSPVLLQTIFDRGFDGGFHPGFVFGLCAAALGLVVVAYLGSRSAGRRLAAASERALAALRVRTFGHIHELSVAEQTKEKRGVYVARVTADVDSLAQFTEWGGIEWIVSFTQIVGSLALMLFYSWQLAIVLVILVLPMLLVVGKMQAGFSEAYSLVRTRVGELLSEVSESVMGAAVVRVYGIDDTVDERVQARIAARYRAEMRAHGRAATLWPASVIFSGVAIAVVVGLGATFGAEWGLTFGKLTAFLFLAQLFLDPFTDLPEIYSETQTAIAGWRKILAVLDLSVEIREPDPGEQLEHGALPVSVEDIAYRYPGGPPVLRDVSLAIGAGSHVALVGETGSGKTTLAKLLARLADPVDGRILVGGVNLREVAPDARRSMIRMVPQDPFLFDATVRENVRYGRLGASDRDVDTAFEELGLGAWVEALQQGLDTPAGERGEALSVGERQLVALARAQIAEPGLLILDEATSSVDPGTESKISEALRRLSAGRTVVTIAHRLSTAEHADHVFVMDRGRLIEHGTHAELCARDGVYARMFASWLGNVAGA encoded by the coding sequence GTGAGCGGCACCGCGCCCGACCTCGAACACACGGCACGGGGCCCCGACGACGAGGCGATCCCGATCCCACCGGAGCTGGCGAGCACCTCGTCGGTGCTGCGTCGCGGCCTGCGCGAGTCGCCCGAGCTGCGCCGGGGCCTGTGGTTCACCGTCGTCCTGTCGCTCGCGGTCACCATCGCGAACCTCGTCAGCCCGGTGCTGCTGCAGACGATCTTCGATCGGGGCTTCGACGGGGGCTTCCACCCGGGGTTCGTGTTCGGTCTGTGCGCGGCAGCCCTCGGCCTCGTCGTCGTCGCGTACCTGGGGAGCAGGTCCGCGGGACGGCGGCTCGCTGCTGCGAGCGAACGGGCGCTGGCGGCACTCCGGGTCCGGACGTTCGGTCACATCCACGAGCTGTCGGTGGCCGAGCAGACGAAGGAGAAGCGCGGCGTTTACGTCGCGCGGGTGACCGCGGACGTCGACTCGCTCGCGCAGTTCACCGAGTGGGGCGGGATCGAGTGGATCGTGTCGTTCACCCAGATCGTCGGCTCGCTCGCACTGATGCTGTTCTACTCGTGGCAGCTCGCGATCGTGTTGGTGATCCTCGTGCTCCCGATGCTGCTCGTCGTGGGCAAGATGCAGGCGGGGTTCTCCGAGGCCTACTCGCTGGTCCGCACGCGCGTGGGGGAGCTGCTCTCGGAGGTCTCCGAGAGCGTGATGGGCGCGGCGGTCGTACGCGTGTACGGGATCGACGACACGGTGGACGAGCGCGTGCAGGCGCGCATCGCCGCGCGCTACCGGGCCGAGATGCGGGCGCACGGGCGGGCGGCCACCCTCTGGCCGGCGAGCGTGATCTTCTCGGGGGTCGCGATCGCGGTCGTCGTTGGGCTCGGTGCCACGTTCGGAGCCGAGTGGGGCCTCACGTTCGGCAAGCTGACCGCGTTCCTGTTCCTCGCGCAGCTGTTCCTCGACCCCTTCACCGACCTGCCGGAGATCTATTCCGAGACCCAGACCGCGATCGCCGGGTGGCGCAAGATCCTCGCGGTCCTCGATCTGTCGGTGGAGATCCGTGAGCCCGATCCCGGCGAGCAGCTCGAGCACGGCGCGCTGCCGGTGAGCGTGGAGGACATCGCGTACCGGTACCCGGGAGGGCCGCCCGTGCTCCGCGACGTGTCGCTCGCGATCGGCGCCGGCAGCCACGTCGCCCTCGTCGGTGAGACGGGCAGCGGCAAGACGACCCTCGCGAAACTGCTCGCGCGTCTGGCCGATCCCGTCGACGGCCGCATCCTCGTGGGAGGCGTGAACCTGCGCGAGGTGGCTCCCGATGCCCGGCGGTCGATGATCCGCATGGTGCCCCAGGATCCGTTCCTGTTCGACGCGACCGTGCGGGAGAACGTGCGCTACGGACGCCTTGGGGCGAGCGATCGCGACGTCGACACCGCGTTCGAGGAGCTTGGCCTCGGCGCGTGGGTGGAGGCCCTCCAGCAGGGACTCGACACGCCGGCGGGAGAACGCGGGGAGGCGCTCAGCGTCGGAGAGCGTCAGCTCGTCGCGCTCGCTCGCGCCCAGATCGCCGAACCGGGCCTGCTGATCCTCGACGAGGCGACGAGCTCGGTCGACCCGGGCACCGAGAGCAAGATCAGCGAGGCCCTGCGCCGCCTGTCCGCGGGCCGGACCGTCGTGACGATCGCGCACCGTCTGTCGACCGCCGAACACGCCGACCACGTGTTCGTGATGGACCGGGGTCGCCTGATCGAGCACGGTACGCACGCCGAGCTGTGCGCGCGGGACGGCGTCTACGCGCGGATGTTCGCGAGCTGGCTCGGCAACGTCGCCGGGGCCTGA
- a CDS encoding ABC transporter ATP-binding protein: MDVAQGERSGSFIRGMRLVWSYVRAHPKPFLIAVAGASMYAVGSILSTIVLGRVTNRVLLPAFQERGVSSAAVWTAVGAIMATFVLRGVGIGIRRYFSGMSGERVMRTFRTQVADRYKRLPVAYHRAKPTGELLAHIEADVVAAVDVLYPVPFAIGVLLFVVFALISMLLTDLWLAAVGLLAIPTLMLLNRAFAHRMEEPVRLAQERIAAVSSVAHESIDGALVVKTLGREEAETQRLAERADELRVQRTRSGYVRAAFEPALEGMPNVVIVLIIAVGAWRVSLGDVTVGVLVQFTALFYLLAWPMRFIGWILGELPRALVGKTRIEEVLAEPVTVAPPETPVALPDGPLGVQAQSLTYRFGPVTLLDGVSFEVRPDESVALVGATGSGKSLLTQLLVRLDDPDEGEVLFDGVNIRHVGASDLRAGASLVFQESFLFATTVSENIALDSGASDDDVIAAARLAQADGFIRELPKGYDTVVGERGATVSGGQRQRIALARALVRNPRVLILDDATSAVDPTIEAEILGGLRRDLATTLIVVAYRLSTIRLADRVLFLDGGRIAATGTHEELLEREPRYAAIVHAYAKRQA, translated from the coding sequence GTGGATGTCGCGCAAGGGGAACGTTCGGGTTCGTTCATCCGGGGCATGCGCCTCGTCTGGTCCTATGTCCGGGCGCACCCGAAGCCGTTCCTGATCGCCGTCGCCGGCGCCTCGATGTACGCGGTCGGGTCGATCCTGTCCACGATCGTGCTCGGCCGGGTGACGAACCGCGTGCTGTTGCCGGCCTTCCAGGAGCGGGGGGTCTCGTCCGCCGCGGTCTGGACCGCCGTCGGGGCGATCATGGCCACCTTCGTCCTGCGCGGGGTCGGGATCGGGATCCGGCGGTATTTCTCCGGGATGTCGGGCGAGCGCGTGATGCGGACCTTCCGCACTCAGGTCGCGGATCGCTACAAGCGCCTCCCGGTCGCCTACCACCGCGCGAAGCCGACCGGAGAGCTGCTCGCCCACATCGAGGCCGACGTGGTCGCAGCGGTCGACGTCCTCTACCCGGTCCCGTTCGCGATCGGCGTGCTGCTGTTCGTGGTCTTCGCGTTGATCTCGATGCTGCTCACCGACCTGTGGCTCGCGGCGGTCGGTCTGCTGGCGATCCCGACCCTGATGTTGCTCAACCGCGCGTTCGCCCACCGGATGGAGGAACCGGTGCGCCTCGCGCAGGAGCGGATCGCGGCCGTCTCCTCGGTCGCGCACGAGTCGATCGACGGTGCGCTCGTCGTGAAGACGCTTGGGCGTGAGGAGGCCGAGACGCAGCGGCTCGCGGAACGGGCCGACGAGCTCCGCGTGCAACGGACCCGTTCCGGCTACGTCCGCGCCGCGTTCGAGCCGGCGCTCGAAGGGATGCCGAACGTCGTGATCGTGCTCATCATCGCCGTCGGCGCGTGGCGGGTGAGCCTCGGGGACGTGACCGTCGGCGTGCTCGTGCAGTTCACCGCGCTGTTCTACCTGCTCGCGTGGCCGATGCGGTTCATCGGGTGGATCCTCGGCGAGCTCCCGCGCGCGCTTGTCGGCAAGACACGGATCGAGGAGGTGCTGGCCGAACCGGTCACCGTCGCCCCGCCGGAGACCCCCGTCGCGTTGCCGGACGGTCCGCTCGGCGTGCAGGCACAGTCGCTCACCTATCGGTTCGGACCCGTCACGCTGCTCGACGGCGTCAGCTTCGAGGTTCGGCCGGACGAGTCGGTGGCGCTCGTCGGTGCCACCGGCAGCGGCAAGAGTCTGCTGACCCAGCTGCTCGTGCGGCTCGACGACCCGGACGAGGGCGAGGTGCTGTTCGACGGCGTCAACATCCGGCACGTGGGCGCCTCGGACCTGCGCGCGGGGGCGAGCCTGGTGTTCCAGGAGAGCTTCCTGTTCGCGACCACGGTCTCGGAGAACATCGCGCTCGACTCGGGCGCGAGCGACGACGACGTGATCGCGGCCGCTCGCCTGGCGCAGGCGGACGGATTCATCCGCGAGCTCCCGAAGGGCTACGACACCGTCGTCGGCGAGCGCGGCGCGACCGTCTCCGGCGGCCAACGCCAGCGCATCGCGCTCGCGCGCGCCCTCGTGCGCAACCCCCGGGTGCTGATCCTCGACGACGCGACGAGCGCGGTCGACCCGACGATCGAAGCCGAGATCCTCGGCGGGCTGCGCCGAGATCTTGCCACCACGCTGATCGTCGTCGCCTACCGCCTGTCGACGATCCGGCTCGCCGACCGAGTGCTGTTCCTGGACGGCGGCCGGATCGCCGCGACGGGAACCCACGAGGAGCTGCTCGAGCGCGAGCCCCGGTACGCCGCGATCGTGCACGCCTACGCGAAGAGGCAGGCGTGA
- a CDS encoding DUF2231 domain-containing protein translates to MARFSFRPSLTLKGRKSKGLRGFTGKPFHPPLTDVPIGAYVLAAAFDVISLIAGDDAWGIEFYRAATFALVAGAIVSLGTALTGALDWAKSAPKGTQARRTANAHGITMLTVTAIVLVDILLRLTAFNDEVSAPVVIVVLTVVATLLMIMGAAIGGSLVFDYGFNVKTAGDSPAWHESEVDLMPGQKPAPSGSAGSEP, encoded by the coding sequence ATGGCACGGTTCTCGTTCCGCCCGTCCCTGACCCTGAAGGGGCGCAAGTCCAAAGGGCTCCGCGGGTTCACCGGCAAGCCGTTCCATCCACCGCTGACCGACGTCCCGATCGGTGCGTACGTTCTCGCCGCCGCGTTCGACGTGATCTCGCTGATCGCCGGCGACGACGCGTGGGGGATCGAGTTCTACCGGGCGGCCACGTTCGCCCTCGTCGCAGGCGCGATCGTCTCGCTCGGCACCGCGCTCACCGGTGCGCTCGACTGGGCCAAGTCCGCACCGAAGGGAACGCAGGCACGCAGGACGGCGAACGCGCACGGGATCACGATGCTCACGGTGACCGCGATCGTGCTCGTCGACATCCTGCTGCGGCTGACCGCATTCAACGACGAGGTCTCGGCGCCCGTCGTGATCGTCGTCCTCACCGTCGTCGCCACGCTCCTGATGATCATGGGCGCCGCGATCGGTGGCTCGCTCGTCTTCGACTACGGGTTCAACGTCAAGACGGCGGGCGACAGCCCGGCGTGGCACGAGTCCGAGGTCGACCTGATGCCGGGCCAGAAGCCCGCCCCGAGCGGCTCGGCCGGCAGCGAGCCCTGA
- the dcm gene encoding DNA (cytosine-5-)-methyltransferase, which produces MSLTVASFFAGIGGFDLGFERAGLETVWQCEIKPFCLEILEQHWPNVPRAHDIKEVDPEDIPDVTVWAGGFPCQDVSLARMGPRSGLRGRQSGLFFDFARLVDARRPPTVVIENVPGLLSSHGGRDFGIVVQSLADLGYGVAWRVLNSRYFGVPQSRQRVFIVGCDRDPGRAGRILFESERGDGDPPTRGPNGEKPLSAFKRVLGDPVKGPLVKGIAHCLYAESARHTGTDWSRNYVSYPEGRVRRLVPVECERLQGFPDNWTFPHHRIDDVDRLDSLRYHAVGNAVTVNVAEWLGRRIVETEALRRRKRRNLELVTA; this is translated from the coding sequence GTGAGCTTGACGGTCGCATCGTTCTTCGCGGGCATCGGTGGATTCGACCTTGGATTCGAGCGAGCCGGCCTGGAGACCGTCTGGCAGTGTGAGATTAAGCCCTTCTGCCTGGAGATCCTTGAGCAGCACTGGCCTAATGTGCCAAGAGCTCACGACATCAAGGAGGTGGATCCTGAAGACATTCCAGACGTCACTGTTTGGGCCGGAGGGTTCCCGTGTCAGGACGTCTCCCTCGCCCGCATGGGCCCTCGATCCGGACTCAGAGGGCGACAGTCAGGGCTCTTCTTCGACTTTGCAAGACTTGTGGATGCACGCCGACCCCCTACTGTTGTCATCGAGAACGTCCCGGGTCTCCTTTCATCTCATGGAGGACGAGACTTCGGGATCGTCGTTCAGTCGCTGGCCGACCTCGGGTATGGCGTGGCGTGGCGTGTGCTTAACAGCCGCTACTTCGGAGTCCCCCAGTCCCGCCAGCGAGTCTTCATTGTTGGATGTGATCGAGACCCAGGACGTGCCGGACGGATACTTTTTGAGTCCGAACGCGGCGACGGGGATCCTCCGACGCGCGGACCGAATGGGGAGAAACCTCTTTCAGCCTTTAAGAGAGTCCTTGGAGATCCTGTCAAGGGACCACTCGTCAAAGGAATAGCTCACTGCCTCTACGCTGAGTCCGCCCGTCACACGGGTACGGACTGGAGTAGGAACTACGTCTCCTACCCTGAGGGGCGAGTGAGACGTCTCGTCCCCGTGGAGTGCGAGCGCCTACAGGGATTCCCTGACAACTGGACTTTCCCTCATCACCGCATCGATGATGTTGATCGTCTGGACAGCCTCCGTTATCACGCCGTGGGCAATGCAGTCACGGTGAACGTTGCCGAGTGGCTTGGTCGTCGGATCGTAGAGACGGAAGCTTTGAGGAGAAGGAAGCGCCGAAACCTGGAGTTGGTCACGGCATAG
- a CDS encoding very short patch repair endonuclease — MADDLTPTQRSYAMSRVRSRGNKSTELRLARLLRERCISGWRRHESLPGRPDFAFRRERVAIFVDGCFWHRCPRCFRMPSTNIDYWEAKTARNVERDRRTTRELKQGGWVVVRIWEHSLDRPNVVASRIQKALMRARGASALPEA, encoded by the coding sequence ATGGCTGATGACCTGACGCCGACCCAGCGCTCCTACGCGATGTCTCGTGTGCGGAGTCGAGGCAATAAGTCGACCGAGCTGCGGCTTGCTCGCCTTCTACGGGAGCGGTGTATCTCGGGGTGGCGGCGACACGAGTCGCTGCCCGGACGCCCCGATTTCGCCTTCAGGCGCGAACGCGTGGCGATCTTCGTGGATGGGTGCTTCTGGCACAGGTGTCCGCGATGCTTCCGAATGCCTTCCACGAACATCGACTACTGGGAGGCGAAGACTGCCAGAAACGTGGAGCGCGATCGACGAACCACGCGCGAACTCAAGCAGGGCGGCTGGGTCGTTGTGCGCATCTGGGAGCACTCACTCGACAGACCGAATGTCGTCGCTTCGAGAATTCAGAAGGCACTCATGCGGGCCCGCGGGGCATCTGCACTACCTGAAGCCTGA
- a CDS encoding 5'-3' exonuclease encodes MSSLMYRAFFALGDEMRSQEGVPVGAVHGYLGMATRLVAARRPDEIVHVYDHEWRPVARTDIYPGYKANRPPDPEGLPRQFELLRGLLDATGTLQAQTEGWEAEDAIGAFCVEARETDRIEIVSGDRDLIPLVRDPVVRLLFTVRGVSDLLEFDEAGVLERYGVPASRYLDFAILRGDPSDGLPGVRGVGEKTARALVQTYGSLDEILADAATQHPRPGPLAGKPAVRAKLLDAADYLAAMRRLVPINIDAPLSVWAGERDDSALLSAADALGVRGAAQRFVAALDSAGAD; translated from the coding sequence GTGTCGAGTCTGATGTACCGGGCCTTCTTCGCGCTCGGGGACGAGATGCGGTCGCAGGAGGGCGTGCCGGTCGGCGCGGTGCACGGCTACCTGGGGATGGCGACCCGGCTCGTGGCGGCACGCAGACCGGACGAGATCGTCCACGTCTACGATCACGAGTGGCGGCCGGTGGCGCGGACCGACATCTATCCCGGCTACAAGGCCAACCGGCCGCCCGATCCCGAAGGCCTGCCGAGGCAGTTCGAGCTGCTGCGCGGGTTGCTGGACGCGACGGGAACGCTGCAGGCGCAGACGGAAGGGTGGGAAGCGGAAGACGCGATCGGAGCGTTCTGCGTCGAGGCGCGGGAGACCGACCGCATCGAGATCGTCTCCGGCGACCGGGACCTGATCCCGCTCGTGCGGGACCCGGTCGTCCGCCTGTTGTTCACGGTCCGCGGGGTCTCCGATCTCCTCGAGTTCGACGAGGCGGGCGTGCTCGAACGCTACGGGGTACCGGCCTCGCGGTACCTGGACTTCGCGATCCTGCGAGGCGATCCCTCGGACGGGCTTCCGGGCGTGCGGGGGGTCGGGGAGAAGACCGCCCGTGCCCTGGTCCAGACCTATGGCTCGCTCGACGAGATCCTGGCCGACGCCGCGACGCAGCACCCTCGGCCCGGCCCCCTGGCCGGCAAGCCCGCGGTCCGCGCGAAGCTGCTCGACGCGGCGGACTACCTGGCGGCGATGCGCAGGCTCGTACCGATCAACATCGACGCCCCCCTCAGCGTCTGGGCCGGAGAGCGCGACGACTCGGCGCTGCTCTCGGCGGCCGACGCACTCGGCGTTCGCGGGGCCGCCCAACGGTTCGTGGCCGCCCTGGACAGCGCGGGGGCCGACTGA
- a CDS encoding DMT family transporter, giving the protein MSRSKVSGARDRVANLQHRELGIAAVSFTTIVWGLVPLVLKEVRMPTLGFAMYRLWLGVAIYGAVLLLDGRRLRWNVIRACALGGVFFGLDVSLTFNAFQITSVANATIIGALAPVFIALGAVRLFGERLERRDYLFMLLSFAGVALVAVGSAGSGDRSVFGDTLAFASTISWTAYWLFSKRARRDVTALEYMATVMLVAAVVVTVLNVVSTVAGVPEAGLRPPVGGDWIWIVLVAVLPGATGHWLVAWSHRHVEAWLASLITQCTPVVGSVAAWVLIGEALPPLVIAGGLIVLTATAAIVVKEARAVERDPAVNDLEPLSPDPSGG; this is encoded by the coding sequence ATGTCCCGGTCCAAGGTCTCCGGCGCACGCGACCGGGTGGCGAACCTGCAGCATCGAGAGCTGGGGATCGCCGCCGTCTCGTTCACGACGATCGTCTGGGGTCTGGTTCCCCTCGTCCTGAAAGAGGTGCGGATGCCGACCCTCGGCTTCGCGATGTATCGGCTCTGGCTCGGCGTCGCGATCTACGGGGCCGTCCTGCTGCTCGACGGACGGCGACTCCGGTGGAACGTGATCAGGGCCTGTGCCCTCGGCGGAGTGTTCTTCGGGCTCGACGTGTCGCTCACGTTCAACGCGTTCCAGATTACGAGCGTGGCGAACGCCACGATCATCGGCGCACTCGCTCCGGTCTTCATCGCGCTCGGCGCCGTTCGGCTCTTCGGCGAGCGGCTCGAGCGGCGTGACTATCTGTTCATGCTCCTGTCGTTCGCGGGGGTTGCGCTCGTCGCCGTGGGGTCGGCGGGTTCGGGCGATCGCAGCGTGTTTGGCGACACTCTCGCGTTCGCCTCGACGATCAGCTGGACCGCCTACTGGTTGTTCTCCAAGCGGGCGCGGCGCGATGTCACCGCGCTCGAGTACATGGCGACCGTGATGCTGGTTGCCGCGGTCGTCGTCACGGTGCTCAACGTCGTCAGCACCGTCGCCGGGGTTCCCGAGGCGGGCCTGCGGCCGCCTGTGGGTGGCGACTGGATCTGGATCGTCCTGGTCGCCGTCCTGCCCGGCGCGACCGGGCACTGGCTCGTTGCCTGGTCCCATCGACACGTCGAGGCGTGGCTCGCGAGCCTGATCACCCAGTGCACACCGGTTGTCGGCTCGGTCGCCGCCTGGGTACTGATCGGCGAGGCGCTGCCGCCGCTGGTGATCGCCGGTGGACTGATCGTGCTGACCGCGACCGCGGCGATCGTCGTCAAGGAAGCCCGAGCGGTGGAACGCGACCCCGCGGTGAACGATCTCGAGCCGCTCTCGCCCGACCCGAGCGGCGGCTGA
- a CDS encoding lamin tail domain-containing protein produces the protein MRRRVPLAVLLVLGWSITWPVTGPPSIVAATPRDATARGDDPPPIGRKLRINEVDYDQPGFDTGEFVEIANTSERRYRLRGTALVFVNGTTSAEYRRVRLSGRLGPSRLLAVASAGVEIASKARSLPLPLARDNVQNGAPDAVALVDVANGVVLDAISYEGGIGEATFTDIAGTFDLVQGSPVSEADSNVDPGSLCRSPHGADSGDDDHDWTACAATPGAKSAGG, from the coding sequence ATGCGAAGGCGCGTTCCGCTCGCCGTGCTGCTGGTGCTCGGTTGGTCCATCACGTGGCCGGTCACCGGACCACCCTCGATCGTCGCCGCGACCCCGCGAGACGCGACCGCTCGAGGAGACGATCCCCCGCCGATCGGGCGCAAGCTCCGCATCAACGAGGTGGACTACGACCAGCCCGGGTTCGACACGGGCGAGTTCGTCGAGATCGCCAACACGTCCGAGCGGCGGTACCGCCTGCGGGGCACGGCCCTGGTGTTCGTGAACGGCACCACCTCGGCCGAGTACCGGCGGGTCCGGCTCTCGGGCCGCCTCGGACCTTCCCGCTTGCTCGCCGTCGCGAGCGCCGGCGTCGAGATCGCGTCGAAGGCGCGCTCGCTCCCCCTTCCGCTCGCGCGCGACAACGTGCAGAACGGGGCGCCCGATGCCGTCGCGCTCGTCGACGTCGCCAACGGCGTGGTCCTCGATGCGATCTCCTACGAGGGCGGCATCGGCGAGGCCACGTTCACCGACATCGCCGGCACCTTCGATCTCGTGCAGGGCTCGCCCGTGTCCGAGGCGGACAGCAACGTCGATCCCGGGTCGTTGTGCCGATCCCCGCACGGGGCCGACTCCGGAGACGATGACCACGATTGGACGGCCTGCGCCGCGACACCGGGAGCCAAGAGCGCCGGCGGTTGA
- a CDS encoding zinc ribbon domain-containing protein, with the protein MATYEYECEPCGARFEHRRSMGDTAVDLACPSCSSPRTRRVFSFFATGGSAPEAGGGGGCGCGGACACGAHSN; encoded by the coding sequence ATGGCCACCTACGAATACGAGTGCGAGCCGTGCGGAGCGCGCTTCGAACACCGCCGGTCGATGGGCGACACCGCCGTCGACCTCGCCTGCCCCTCATGCAGCTCGCCCCGTACGCGCAGGGTCTTCTCGTTCTTCGCCACCGGCGGATCCGCGCCGGAGGCGGGGGGCGGGGGTGGCTGCGGATGCGGTGGCGCGTGCGCCTGCGGGGCCCACAGCAACTGA